One window of the Solanum stenotomum isolate F172 chromosome 11, ASM1918654v1, whole genome shotgun sequence genome contains the following:
- the LOC125844536 gene encoding secreted RxLR effector protein 161-like, with amino-acid sequence MSTSVKLDKDENGVKVNQTMYRGIIGSLMYLTASRPDIVFSVGMCARFQAAPKESHLKAAKRILRYLKGTQDLVLFYPTDDSFDLIGYVDADYVGFLVDRKSTSGMAHFLGSALISWGTKKQNSVALSTAEAEYVAAASCCAQLLWIK; translated from the coding sequence ATGAGCACAAGTGTGAAACTTGATAAAGATGAAAATGGTGTGAAGGTCAATCAGACCATGTATAGAGGAATTATTGGGTCACTCATGTACCTCACTGCAAGTAGGCCCGATATAGTGTTCAGTGTAGGGATGTGTGCAAGATTTCAAGCAGCACCAAAAGAGTCTCACCTTAAGGCAGCTAAACGTATCCTGAGATACTTGAAGGGAACTCAGGACCTGGTCCTCTTCTACCCTACTGATGACTCTTTTGATCTTATAGGTTATGTTGATGCTGATTATGTAGGTTTTCTTGTCGATCGAAAAAGCACATCAGGCATGGCACACTTCCTGGGATCAGCCTTGATTTCATGGGGAACAAAGAAGCAGAATTCCGTGGCATTGTCTACTGCAGAGGCAGAATATGTGGCTGCTGCATCATGTTGTGCACAATTGTTATGGATAAAGTAG
- the LOC125844537 gene encoding putative disease resistance RPP13-like protein 1: protein MGGLGKTTLAKAVYNDERVQKHFVLKAWFCVSEAYDAFRITKGLLQEIGSTDLKDVHNNLNQLQVKLKESLKGKKFLIVLDDVWNDNYNKWDDLRNLFVQGDVGSKIIVTTRKESVALMMGKEEISMDNLSTEASWSLFKRHAFENMDLMGHPELEEVGKQIADKCKGLPLALKTLAGMLRSKSEVEEWKRILRCEIWELRDNDILPALMLSYNDLPAHLKRCFSYCAIFPKDYPFRKEQVIHLWNANGLVPKDNEIIQDSGNQYFLELRSRSLLEKVPNPSKRNIEELFLMHDLVNDLAQIASSKLCIRLEESQGSHMLEKSRHLSYSKGYGGEFEKLTPLYKLEQLRTLIPICIDRVIHLDSLSKRVLHNILPRLTSLRALSLSHYVIKELPNDLFIKLKLLRFLDLSWTGIEKLPNSICVLYHLETLLLSYCINLKELPLQMEKLINLRHLDISNTCCLETPLHLSKLKSLQVLMGTKFFLGCLRMEDLGEAQNLYGSLSVLELQNVVDRREAVKAKMREKNHVDELSLEWSESSSADNSKTERDILDELCPHKNIKEVEITGYRGTTFPNWLADPLFLNLVKLSLSNCKDCYSLPALGQLPSLKYLIIRGMHGITEVTEEFYGNLSSKKPFNCLEKLEFEDMQEWKQWHVLGNGEFPTLESLSIRKCPELSLETPIQLSSLKRFEVWGCPKVGVVFDDAELLRSQIEGMKQIEELHISNCNSVTSFPFSILPTTLKTISISYCRKLKLDPPVGEMSMFLEELRLAGCNCIDDISHLRARSLWVEDCHNLTRILIPTVTERLHIQNCENVEKLSVACGGTQMTSLIIVGCKKLKCLPEHMQELLPSLKKLNLDNCPEIESFPEGGLPFNLQQLHIGKCKKLVNGRKEWRLQRLPYLRELEISHDGSDEEILGAENWELPSSIQTLRIWNLKTLSSQHLKSLTSLQLLHIEGNLHQIQSIQFLHLTSLQSLQIWNLPNLQSLPESALPSSLSQLTIYNCPKLQSLPESALPSSLSQLYISNCPNLQSLPESALPSSLSQLSICNCPNLQSLPESALASSLSELDISHCPNLHSLPLKGMPSSLSKLYISECPLLLEFDKGEYWPNIAQIPTIKIDGESQ, encoded by the coding sequence GATGTCCACAACAATCTTAATCAGCTACAAGTCAAATTGAAGGAAAGCTTAAAGGGAAAGAAGTTTCTTATTGTTCTGGATGATGTGTGGAATGACAACTACAACAAGTGGGATGACTTGAGAAATCTTTTTGTACAAGGAGATGTAGGAAGTAAGATCATTGTGACGACACGTAAAGAGAGTGTTGCCTTGATGATGGGAAAGGAGGAAATTAGCATGGACAATTTGTCAACTGAAGCCTCTTGGTCTTTATTTAAAAGACATGCATTTGAAAACATGGATCTTATGGGACATCCGGAACTTGAAGAGGTCGGTAAACAAATTGCAGATAAGTGCAAAGGACTGCCCTTAGCTCTGAAGACGCTCGCTGGCATGTTACGCTCCAAATCAGAGGTTGAAGAGTGGAAACGTATTTTGAGATGTGAAATATGGGAGCTGCGAGATAATGACATATTACCAGCATTGATGTTGAGCTACAATGATCTTCCCGCACATTTAAAGCGATGTTTTTCCTATTGTGCAATATTTCCTAAAGATTATCCATTTAGGAAAGAACAAGTTATTCATCTGTGGAATGCTAACGGTCTCGTACCAAAGGACAATGAGATAATTCAAGATTCAGGCAACCAATACTTTCTCGAATTGAGATCAAGATCATTATTAGAAAAGGTCCCAAATCCTTCTAAAAGGAACATAGAGGAATTATTCCTAATGCATGACCTTGTCAATGATTTAGCCCAAATTGCATCTTCAAAACTTTGTATCAGGTTGGAAGAGAGCCAAGGATCTCATATGTTGGAAAAAAGTCGACACTTATCATATTCTAAGGGATATGGTGGTGAGTTTGAGAAATTGACACCCCTCTACAAATTGGAGCAGCTGAGGACATTGATTCCGATATGTATTGATCGCGTGATTCATTTAGACAGTCTAAGCAAGAGGGTGTTGCATAACATATTGCCAAGACTAACATCCTTAAGGGCATTATCATTGTCTCATTACGTGATTAAGGAGTTGCCAAATGACttgtttatcaaattaaagctcCTCAGATTTTTGGACCTTTCTTGGACAGGGATTGAAAAGTTGCCTAATTCCATTTGTGTATTGTATCACTTAGAGACACTTCTCTTGTCATATTGCATTAATCTTAAGGAGCTACCGCTGCAGATGGAGAAGCTGATCAACTTGCGTCATCTGGACATAAGCAACACTTGTTGCTTGGAGACGCCCCTACATCTGAGCAAGTTGAAAAGCCTCCAAGTGCTAATGGGAACCAAGTTTTTTCTCGGTTGTTTGAGAATGGAAGATTTGGGTGAAGCACAGAACTTGTATGGATCTTTATCTGTTTTAGAGTTGCAAAATGTGGTTGATAGAAGGGAAGCTGTGAAGGCAAAGATGAGGGAGAAGAATCATGTTGACGAGTTATCTTTGGAGTGGAGTGAAAGTAGTAGTGCCGACAATTCAAAAACAGAAAGAGACATACTTGATGAGCTATGCCcacataaaaacataaaagaagtcGAAATCACTGGATATAGAGGGACAACATTTCCAAATTGGCTAGCTGATCCTTTGTTTCTTAATCTGGTGAAATTGTCTCTTAGCAACTGCAAGGACTGTTATTCCTTGCCGGCACTAGGACAGCTTCCTTCTTTGAAATATCTTATCATTAGAGGGATGCATGGAATAACAGAGGTGACAGAAGAATTCTATGGCAATTTGTCCTCCAAAAAGCCTTTTAACTGTCTTGAGAAGCTTGAATTTGAAGATATGCAGGAGTGGAAGCAATGGCACGTATTAGGAAATGGAGAGTTCCCTACACTTGAGAGCCTTTCAATTAGAAAGTGCCCTGAACTCAGTTTGGAGACACCCATCCAACTTTCAAGTTTAAAAAGGTTTGAAGTTTGGGGTTGTCCAAAGGTTGGAGTTGTTTTTGATGATGCTGAGCTGCTTAGATCCCAAATTGAGGGAATGAAGCAGATTGAGGAATTACATATTAGTAATTGTAACTCTGTTACCTCCTTTCCTTTTAGCATACTGCCCACTACCTTGAAAACAATATCCATATCTTATTGCCGGAAATTGAAATTGGATCCGCCAGTGGGTGAGATGAGTATGTTTCTGGAGGAATTGAGACTGGCGGGATGTAATTGTATAGATGATATATCACACTTAAGAGCACGCTCTTTGTGGGTAGAGGATTGCCACAACCTTACTAGGATTTTGATTCCTACTGTGACTGAAAGACTCCATATTCAGAATTGTGAGAATGTTGAAAAACTATCGGTGGCATGTGGGGGGACCCAGATGACGTCACTGATTATTGTTGGCTGTAAGAAGCTGAAGTGTCTGCCAGAACATATGCAGGAACTCCTTCCATCTCTTAAGAAACTGAATCTGGATAATTGTCCAGAAATAGAGTCCTTTCCTGAAGGAGGATTGCCCTTCAATTTACAACAACTTCATATCGGCAAGTGCAAGAAACTGGTGAACGGCCGAAAGGAGTGGCGTTTACAGAGACTTCCCTATCTCAGAGAGTTAGAGATCTCTCATGATGGCAGTGATGAAGAGATTCTTGGTGCTGAGAACTGGGAGTTGCCTTCCTCTATTCAAACACTTAGAATATGGAATCTGAAAACATTAAGCAGCCAACATCTCAAAAGCCTCACCTCTCTTCAACTTCTACATATTGAGGGTAATTTACATCAAATTCAGTCAATCCAGTTTTTGCACCTCACTTCGCTTCAAAGTCTACAAATCTGGAATTTACCTAATCTCCAATCACTTCCTGAATCAGCACtgccctcctccctctctcagcTGACCATCTATAATTGCCCTAAGCTCCAATCACTTCCTGAATCAGCACtgccctcctccctctctcagcTGTACATCAGTAATTGCCCTAATCTCCAATCACTTCCTGAATCAGCACtgccctcctccctctctcagcTGTCCATCTGTAATTGCCCTAATCTCCAATCACTTCCTGAATCAGCACTTGCCTCCTCCCTCTCTGAGCTGGACATCTCCCATTGCCCTAATCTCCATTCTCTTCCATTAAAAGGGATGCCATCTTCCCTCTCTAAACTATATATTTCAGAATGTCCATTGCTACTAGAATTTGACAAGGGGGAATACTGGCCAAATATTGCTCAAATTCCCACCATAAAGATCGATGGTGAATCCCAGTAA